In Bradyrhizobium lablabi, one DNA window encodes the following:
- a CDS encoding thermonuclease family protein, producing MLKNFLIALFVVLLPAIADAADITGVAKVRGGDQVQIGSSRIRLGGIDAPEVDQLCLNNSGERWTCGVAARDELIKHTENKVWTCHVRQTDRRGRQVSRCEVDGEDIQKWLVRSGWALSYTRFSHDYDEDEKAAREAKAGMWQGAFIAPWDWRVRNKKTAILGAVKPPPNAHAILLASASGSVAPSPDCTIKGNVNGSGECIYHTPTSRWYARIKMEIAKGTRWFCSTEEAEAAGCRETKR from the coding sequence ATGTTGAAGAATTTCCTGATCGCGCTGTTTGTCGTCCTGCTGCCGGCGATAGCGGACGCCGCCGACATCACCGGCGTCGCAAAAGTCCGCGGCGGCGATCAGGTCCAGATCGGCTCGAGCCGGATTCGTCTGGGCGGCATCGATGCGCCGGAGGTGGATCAGCTTTGCCTCAACAATTCCGGCGAGCGCTGGACCTGTGGGGTTGCCGCGCGCGATGAGCTGATAAAACATACCGAGAACAAGGTCTGGACCTGTCACGTGCGCCAGACCGACCGCCGCGGCCGGCAGGTTTCGCGCTGCGAGGTCGACGGCGAGGACATCCAGAAATGGTTGGTGCGAAGCGGCTGGGCGCTGTCCTACACGCGGTTCTCACACGACTATGACGAGGACGAAAAGGCCGCGCGCGAGGCCAAGGCCGGGATGTGGCAGGGCGCCTTCATCGCGCCGTGGGACTGGCGTGTCCGCAACAAGAAGACCGCGATTTTGGGCGCGGTCAAACCGCCGCCGAATGCGCACGCGATCCTGCTCGCATCCGCCTCCGGATCGGTGGCGCCCTCGCCCGATTGCACCATCAAGGGCAATGTCAACGGCTCCGGTGAATGCATCTATCACACGCCGACCAGCCGCTGGTATGCGCGGATCAAGATGGAGATCGCAAAAGGCACGCGCTGGTTCTGCTCGACCGAAGAGGCCGAAGCAGCCGGCTGCCGCGAGACGAAGCGGTAG
- a CDS encoding efflux RND transporter periplasmic adaptor subunit: MPMNPFASLRLSRTLLAPAAAALLTLLPHPTFAADDPDAPKGAAVTVLKAAKSCFNDIVEVSGIVLAREETAVRPERPGLKVAEILADAGDTVTAGQTLARLTLPEGGMQVVQAPVAGLISNSSAVIGAQASGRGEALFSIIARSEFDLIGLVPTADLAKLQVNQPARVKVVGGPEVAGRVRRVAPTVQPDSQLGQVFIALTANQRLLVNSSGRAGITTGQSCGVSVPLTAVLYGSAGTVVQVVRRGRIETRRVAVGLMLNGQVEIKEGLQEGDIVVARAGALLREGDPVRALTAAADAK, from the coding sequence ATGCCGATGAATCCTTTCGCCTCGCTGAGGCTTTCGCGCACCTTACTCGCGCCCGCCGCCGCAGCCCTCCTCACCCTCCTCCCCCACCCCACCTTCGCCGCCGACGACCCCGACGCCCCCAAGGGCGCGGCGGTCACCGTGCTCAAAGCCGCAAAATCCTGCTTCAACGACATCGTCGAGGTGTCGGGCATCGTGCTGGCGCGGGAGGAGACGGCGGTGCGCCCCGAACGGCCGGGGTTGAAGGTGGCTGAAATCCTGGCGGATGCCGGGGATACGGTGACCGCCGGCCAGACGCTCGCCCGGCTGACGCTGCCCGAAGGCGGCATGCAGGTGGTGCAGGCGCCGGTGGCAGGCCTGATCTCGAATTCGTCCGCGGTGATCGGGGCGCAGGCCTCGGGGCGCGGGGAAGCGCTGTTTTCCATCATCGCGCGCAGCGAATTCGATCTCATCGGCCTGGTGCCGACCGCGGATCTTGCAAAACTCCAAGTCAACCAGCCGGCGCGGGTCAAGGTGGTCGGCGGGCCCGAGGTGGCGGGGCGGGTGCGGCGGGTGGCGCCGACGGTGCAGCCCGACAGCCAGCTCGGCCAGGTCTTCATCGCGCTGACGGCGAACCAGCGGCTATTGGTCAATTCCTCCGGCCGCGCGGGGATCACGACCGGGCAGAGCTGCGGCGTGTCGGTGCCGCTCACCGCCGTGCTCTATGGCTCGGCCGGCACCGTGGTCCAGGTGGTGCGGCGCGGGCGGATCGAGACGCGGCGGGTCGCGGTCGGGCTGATGCTCAACGGCCAGGTCGAAATCAAGGAAGGCCTGCAGGAAGGCGACATCGTGGTGGCGCGCGCCGGCGCGCTGCTGCGCGAGGGGGATCCGGTAAGGGCGTTGACGGCAGCTGCGGATGCGAAGTGA
- a CDS encoding caspase family protein has translation MNVGQLRISRRSIAMAAALVGMVSLAIGAHAALNMRALDAAKAIETEQSTFAAGKHASKIALVIGNGNYPDASDPLAQPINDARALTAALRHNGFDVDVVEDASRDDMARAVERMKAKIRPDSVVMLFFGGYGVQVGRESFMIPVDATIWKETDVRRQGVSIESVLDMMKEQGARAKLVVIDASRRNPYERRFRAFSHGLAPIAAPDNALILTSATPGKVADDGKGRHSVLMTELLANLNAQATGAETVFNKTRVAISRASDGEQVPSVSSSLLEDVRLGGESAGG, from the coding sequence ATGAATGTAGGCCAGTTACGCATTTCCCGCCGCTCGATCGCTATGGCCGCCGCCTTGGTCGGCATGGTGTCGCTGGCGATTGGCGCCCATGCTGCGCTCAACATGCGCGCGCTGGATGCCGCCAAGGCGATCGAGACCGAGCAGAGCACGTTTGCCGCCGGCAAGCATGCCTCGAAGATCGCACTCGTGATCGGCAACGGCAATTATCCCGACGCGTCCGATCCCCTGGCCCAGCCGATCAACGACGCCCGCGCGCTGACGGCCGCACTTCGTCATAACGGCTTTGACGTCGACGTCGTCGAGGATGCTTCCAGGGACGACATGGCCCGCGCGGTCGAGCGGATGAAGGCCAAGATCCGTCCCGATTCCGTGGTCATGCTGTTCTTCGGCGGCTATGGCGTCCAGGTCGGCCGCGAAAGCTTTATGATCCCGGTCGATGCCACGATCTGGAAGGAGACCGATGTGCGCCGCCAGGGCGTCAGCATCGAATCCGTGCTCGACATGATGAAGGAGCAGGGCGCGAGGGCAAAACTCGTCGTGATCGATGCCTCTAGGCGCAACCCCTATGAGCGCCGCTTCCGCGCCTTCTCCCATGGGCTGGCCCCGATCGCGGCCCCCGACAACGCGTTGATCCTGACCTCGGCCACCCCCGGCAAGGTCGCCGACGACGGCAAGGGCCGCCACAGCGTGCTGATGACCGAGCTTTTGGCCAATCTGAACGCGCAGGCCACGGGCGCCGAGACCGTCTTCAACAAAACCCGCGTCGCGATCTCGCGCGCCTCCGACGGCGAGCAGGTCCCCTCCGTCTCGTCCTCGCTCTTGGAAGACGTCCGCCTCGGCGGCGAAAGCGCCGGCGGGTAA
- a CDS encoding LssY C-terminal domain-containing protein, whose amino-acid sequence MAELYDDIESQPPPDRSRLERFLLAALAVVLAYTALAYLVLPVIWSHYEHQRDLARIPMVTRTAQGIPGDPINIGLVGDNKDLLCAIAAAGWYPADPVTLKSSIEIAGSVLMDRPYRDAPVSPLFYLGRREDLAFEKPDGNSADRRHHVRFWKVLDQGEEKRPVWLGAATHDRGVGISHYTGAITHHIDADLDAERALLTADLEGAGMVSAKYQVTGVGLTLTGRNGGGDLYYTDGEVWILRLVEACQKRTGPIAVIPSPPATEMKDEIWKGIAEALGK is encoded by the coding sequence GTGGCTGAACTCTACGACGATATCGAATCGCAGCCGCCGCCGGATCGTTCGCGGCTGGAGCGCTTTCTGCTCGCCGCGCTCGCGGTCGTGCTGGCCTATACGGCGCTGGCCTATCTCGTGCTGCCGGTGATCTGGAGCCATTACGAGCATCAGAGAGACCTCGCCCGGATTCCGATGGTGACGCGCACCGCGCAGGGCATTCCCGGCGATCCCATCAATATCGGTCTGGTCGGCGACAACAAGGATTTGCTCTGCGCCATTGCGGCCGCCGGCTGGTATCCCGCCGATCCGGTGACGCTGAAATCCTCGATCGAAATCGCCGGCAGCGTGCTGATGGACCGCCCCTACCGCGACGCGCCGGTGAGCCCGTTGTTCTATCTCGGCCGCCGCGAAGATCTCGCCTTCGAAAAGCCCGACGGCAACAGCGCCGACCGCCGCCACCATGTCCGGTTCTGGAAGGTCTTGGACCAGGGCGAGGAGAAGCGCCCGGTGTGGCTGGGAGCGGCGACCCACGACCGCGGCGTCGGCATCAGCCACTACACCGGCGCCATCACCCATCATATCGACGCCGACCTCGACGCCGAGCGCGCGTTGCTCACCGCCGATCTGGAAGGCGCTGGCATGGTCAGTGCAAAATACCAGGTCACGGGCGTCGGGCTGACCTTGACCGGGCGGAACGGCGGCGGCGATCTCTATTACACCGACGGCGAGGTGTGGATCTTGCGCCTGGTCGAGGCGTGCCAAAAGCGCACCGGCCCGATCGCGGTGATCCCGAGCCCGCCGGCGACGGAGATGAAGGATGAAATCTGGAAAGGGATTGCCGAGGCGCTGGGGAAATGA